AGCTCCGCGACCCCGTCGGCGACCCCGACGACCTCCCCGTTGAAGCGCAGCGTGTCGTAGGGGTAGGCCGGCGCACCCAGCCGGATCGAGATCCCGCGCACGTCGACGTGGTGGCCGAGGTGGTCGGTGACGTAGCGCTCGACCAGCCCGGTCGAGGTCAGGATGTTGAGGAAGATGTCCTTCGACCCGGCCGCCTGCGCGACGTCCCGGTCGTGGTGGACGTCCTGGAAGTCCCGGGTGGCCAGCGCGGTGCTCACCACCAGCGTGGGCGTGATCGGCAGGGTCCACTCCGGCAGCACCGCACCGGGGGTCAGGGTGGTCATGCGCGCCTCCAGGTCGGCAGGGTCAGGTCGTCGTCGACGCGGCGCAGCTCGACCTGCACGGGCATCCCGATCTCGACCTCGTCGTCGGCCACGTCGACGAGCTCGCCGAGCATCCGCGGCCCCTCCTCGAGCTCGACGAGCGCGATCAGGATCGGCAGCTCCTTGCCGGGCACCGGCGGGTGCCGGTGCACGACGTAGGAGAAGACGGTGCCGCGCCCCGAGACGACCACGTGGCCGCGGTCCAGCGCGAGGCACTCCGGGCACGACGGCCCGGGCGGGTGCCGCAGCGTCCCGCAGGCGTTGCAGGTCTGCACCCGCAGCTCGCCCGCAGCGGTGCCCTCCCAGAAGAAGGCGGTGTCGCGGTTCTGCTGCGGCCGCAGCACGGCGCTCGTCGAGGAGCTCACGAGGCACCGCCCGGCACGAACTTCAGCACCCGGAAGAGCATCGAGGCCACCGCCTCCGACTCGCCGCCGTCGTGGTCGACGTACCAGGTCGAGCGCGAGGTCACGAAGTAGCCCACGCCCATGCCGGTGCGCTTGGGCCCGAGCACCGAGTCGAGCGCGGTCGTCACCCGCACCCGCTCCCCCACCCGCAGCGTGCGGTGGTAGGTCTGGCCGGAGTTCGTGCCGAGCACCGCGGTGAAGCCGGCGTCGGTGAGCACGCCCATCATCGCGTGCAGCGGGTCGTCGTCGCCGGCCCGGCCGCCCTGGCCGTACATCGTCCACACCTGGGCCATGGACGGCGGCGCCTCGCCCTCGCGCCAGCGCGGGTTGTCGTTGCCCATCGCCTCGACCCAGTTGTTGATCGTCGGCTGGTTGACCGGGTCGCGCGCCCACCGCTGCGCCGCCTCGCCCCAGCCACGGATCCGCTCGGCCTCGGCCAGCACCCGCTCGTGGACCTCGGGGGCCACCCCGTGCAGCTCCTGCACCTCCGCGCTCATCGCGGCACCCGCGGCAGGCCCAGCCCAAAGAGGGCGATCAGCTCACGCTGGACCTCCTGCACCCCGCCACCGAAGGTGAGCACGAGGTTGCGCTTGGCCTGGGCGTCCAGGTACTCCAGCAGCGCGCGGGTCGCGGGCTCGGCGGGGTCGCCGTGCCGGTGCACGAGCCCGACCAGGTCGGCGGCCAGGTGCTGGACCTGGTCGGCGGCGAAGACCTTCGACGACGACGCGTCGCCGACCGAGACCTCGCCGTGCTCGCCGGCCCGGGCGACGTCCCAGTTGAGCAGCTCGTTGACCCGGAAGGCGGCGGTCACCCGACCCATCACGTCGACGACGTCGGGCCGGTCGAGCACCCCCTGTGCGGCCGCCCACCGGGCCACCCGGTCGCGCAGCCCCTCGATGCGCCCGGCCGGGCCGAGCATCACCCGCTCGTGGTTGAGCTGGGTGGTGATCAGCCGCCAGCCCTGGTTCTCCTCACCGACCAGCATGTCGACGGGCACCCGCACGTCGTTGAAGTACGTCGCGTTGACGTGGTGGGAGCCGTCGGCGGTGATGATCGGCGTCCAGGAGTAGCCCGGGTCGGTGGTGTCGACGATGAGGATCGAGATGCCCTGGTGCTGGGGCGCGTCGGGGTCGGTGCGCACCGCGAGCCACAGGTAGTCGGCCTGGTGGCCGCCGGTGGTCCACAGCTTCTGGCCGTTGACGACGTAGTGGTCGCCCTCGCGCCTGGCGGTGGTGCGCAGCGAGGCCAGGTCGGTGCCGGCGTCGGGCTCGGAGTAGCCGATCGCGAAGTGCACGTCGCCGCGCAGGATGCGCTCGAGGAACATCTCCTTCTGCTTCGGGGTGCCGTAGCGGATCAGGGTCGGGCCGACGGTCTGCAACGTCACCGCGGGCAGGTGCACGTCGGCCCACTGCGCCTCGTTGGCGAAGATCGTCTGCTCGACCTCCCCGAGGCCGCGCCCGCCGTACTCGGTGGGCCAGCCGATGCCCATCCACCCGTCCTGGCCCATCCGGCGCACGGTGCGCTGGTAGGTCTCGCCGTGCCGGTCGACGCCCATCTCGCGGTGCTCGTCCTCGCCGGCCAGCGAGGTGAAGTAGGCACGCACCTCGGCCTTGAGCTCGCGCTGGGCCGTGGTGAGCTCGAGGTTCTTGGCCGCGGCCGACTCGACCGGCACGTCCCCGGGGAGCGTGTCGAGGTCGTGGGCCAGGTCGGTGATCCACGAGAAGTAGCGGTGCAGCGGATAGGTCTCGTCGACGCCGGTGCCGCCGTGCAGGTGGTGGCAGGTGCGCAGCGCCGCCGGCCCCTGGGCGCACACCCAGTACGCCGCCACGGCGAGGTCGTCGCCCGCGTCGAGGCCCGCGCCGACCCGCCAGGCGGCGTTGCGGGCCGCGAGCTCGGTGGTGCGCGCGGCGACGTAGACGTCGGCCGCCTGCATCGCGACGGCCTGGAACTGCGCGAGCGCGCGCCCGAACTGGCGGCGCTCCTTGACGTGGGCCGCGGTCAGGTCGCGGGCGCCGGCGAGGACGCCGGCGGCGGTGAGGCACCGGCCGGCGGTCGCGTGGGCGAGCAGCGTCTCGGCAGCACCGTCCTCGAGCAGCTCGGCGGGGGCGAGGTCGAGCACGACGGTGTGCCGGGCGATCCGGCTCGACGACGGCGACTCCTCCAGCCGCACCCCGGGGCCGGCCGGTCGACCAGCGCGACCACGGTCCGCTCGCCGTCGCGGGCGGTGACCAGCAGGCGGGCGGCGTCGAGGGCGTGGGTGACCGCGATCTTGCGCCCGCTCACCGCCCCGTCGGCGTACGTCGTGGTGGGCGGGTCCCCGGGTCGTGCCCCGCGCTCGCGCAGCGCGGGGCTGAGCACGACCTCACCGGCGGCCACGCCGGGCAGCCACTCCTTGCGCTGGGCGTCGGTGCCGTGCCCGACCAGGGTCGGCACCGCGCAGGCCAGGGTCTCCCACACCGGGAGTCGGACCGCCCGGGCCCCGGTCTCGTGCAGCAGCACCCCGACCTCGGCCAGCCCCAGCCCCTCGCCCCCGTGCGCCTCGGGCACCGGCAGGCCCAGCAGGCCGGCAGCGGCCAGGTCGGCCCAGGTGGCGTCGCGGTCGAGGGCCTCGCGCACCACCGCGCGCACCGCCTCCACCGACTCCCGGTGCTCCTCGACGTCGTACCCGTCCTGCGCCACGGCCCGGCCTCCACTCTCTGCATACACGTGATCCGTCAAAGAACTGTAACGTGTTCTACCTCAAGCGCCAGTGCTGCACCAGCACGACCGGCGCGCCGAACCGAAGGCGCAGGAGCATCCCGTTGCGAGTCCCGCACCCCCGACACCTGCTCACCTCCTCGACGTACATGCCGTTCGTGCAGGTGCCGCCGGGGCGGGTCGTCGAGCTGCCCGGGCGCGGCAGCACGTTCGTGACCGACACCCCCGGCCCGTCGCCGCAGGCGCAGACCGTGGTGCTGCTGCACGCCCTGGGGTGCACCGGGCTGCTCACCTGGTTCCCCTCGATCCCCCGACTGGCGGAGCGCTACCGGGTCGTGACGCTCGACCAGCGCTGGCACGGACAGGGGATCCGCAGCGAGAGGTTCTCGCTGCGCGACTGCGCCGACGACGTGGCGGCCCTCCTCGACGTGCTCGGCGTGGAGCGGGCCCTGGTCGCGGGCTACTCGATGGGCGGCGTGGTCGCCCAGCGGGTCTGGCGCCAGCAGCCGGACCGGGTGGCGGGCCTGGTCCTGGCGGCCACCAGCGACCGCTTCCAGCTGACCGTGGCCGAGCGGGCGTTCTTCACCGGGATGGGGGTCTCCATGCTCGGCACGCGCGGCATCGCACGGTCCCGGGTGGCCACCCGCGCGGCCCGCTCGACCGCCAGGGCGCTGGACGTCGACGCCTCCGACATCCAGGCGTGGGCCCTGCGCGAGTTCCGCAGCACCAGCCCGTGGGCGGTGGCGGAGGCGCTCACCGCGCTCGGGCGCCACCACTCCCGCCCGTGGCTGGGGCGCGTCGACGCGCCGACCGCCGTCGTGGTGACCACCCGCGACCGGGTCATCCCGCCGGCTCGTCAGCTCGCGCTGGCCCGCGCGGTGCCGGGCGCCACCGTGCACGACATCGAGGCGGGCCACGCCGCCTGCGTGCTGGAGGCCGAGGTGTTCGTGCCGGCCGTCGTGGAGGCGGCCGCCACCGTCACCGCGCGGGTGCGGTGACGCCGGGGCCGTCCACGAGCCCCGCCAGCTCGTCGAGGGCCGCCGGGAAGCGCTGCACCAGGTCGTCGACGTCGGGCATCGACTCGCGGCAGGCGATCACCCCGACGTGCAGCTCGCCCGCGTTCGACATCACCGTGATGTTGAGCCCGGCACCGTGGAAGACCGGCCCCAGGGGGTAGAGCGCCTCGATGCGGGCGCCCACGAAGTACAGCGGGACGGGCGGGCCCGGCACGTTGGAGATCACCAGGTTGTGCACCACCGGGTGCTTCTCGGCCAGCCGCAGACCGGCGTAGGCGCGCACGGCGAGACCGAAGGTGCGGGGCGCGGCGAACTCGGCCCAGTCCTGCAGCGAGTCGGCGCTGATCGCGTTGTGGTGGTCCTTGGCGTGCCGGTTGCGCACGGCGAGGTCGCGCACCCGCTCGAGGGGGTCCTCGATGTCGGTGCCCAGGCGGGTGAAGAGCGCGGAGACCTTGTTGGCGCCGTCGG
The Nocardioides marinisabuli genome window above contains:
- a CDS encoding MaoC/PaaZ C-terminal domain-containing protein; protein product: MTTLTPGAVLPEWTLPITPTLVVSTALATRDFQDVHHDRDVAQAAGSKDIFLNILTSTGLVERYVTDHLGHHVDVRGISIRLGAPAYPYDTLRFNGEVVGVADGVAELRVTGAVSLGDHVIGTVRVAVGEEAA
- a CDS encoding Zn-ribbon domain-containing OB-fold protein, coding for MSSSTSAVLRPQQNRDTAFFWEGTAAGELRVQTCNACGTLRHPPGPSCPECLALDRGHVVVSGRGTVFSYVVHRHPPVPGKELPILIALVELEEGPRMLGELVDVADDEVEIGMPVQVELRRVDDDLTLPTWRRA
- a CDS encoding FAS1-like dehydratase domain-containing protein; this encodes MSAEVQELHGVAPEVHERVLAEAERIRGWGEAAQRWARDPVNQPTINNWVEAMGNDNPRWREGEAPPSMAQVWTMYGQGGRAGDDDPLHAMMGVLTDAGFTAVLGTNSGQTYHRTLRVGERVRVTTALDSVLGPKRTGMGVGYFVTSRSTWYVDHDGGESEAVASMLFRVLKFVPGGAS
- a CDS encoding acyl-CoA dehydrogenase codes for the protein MLEDGAAETLLAHATAGRCLTAAGVLAGARDLTAAHVKERRQFGRALAQFQAVAMQAADVYVAARTTELAARNAAWRVGAGLDAGDDLAVAAYWVCAQGPAALRTCHHLHGGTGVDETYPLHRYFSWITDLAHDLDTLPGDVPVESAAAKNLELTTAQRELKAEVRAYFTSLAGEDEHREMGVDRHGETYQRTVRRMGQDGWMGIGWPTEYGGRGLGEVEQTIFANEAQWADVHLPAVTLQTVGPTLIRYGTPKQKEMFLERILRGDVHFAIGYSEPDAGTDLASLRTTARREGDHYVVNGQKLWTTGGHQADYLWLAVRTDPDAPQHQGISILIVDTTDPGYSWTPIITADGSHHVNATYFNDVRVPVDMLVGEENQGWRLITTQLNHERVMLGPAGRIEGLRDRVARWAAAQGVLDRPDVVDVMGRVTAAFRVNELLNWDVARAGEHGEVSVGDASSSKVFAADQVQHLAADLVGLVHRHGDPAEPATRALLEYLDAQAKRNLVLTFGGGVQEVQRELIALFGLGLPRVPR
- a CDS encoding acyl-CoA dehydrogenase family protein — protein: MAQDGYDVEEHRESVEAVRAVVREALDRDATWADLAAAGLLGLPVPEAHGGEGLGLAEVGVLLHETGARAVRLPVWETLACAVPTLVGHGTDAQRKEWLPGVAAGEVVLSPALRERGARPGDPPTTTYADGAVSGRKIAVTHALDAARLLVTARDGERTVVALVDRPAPGCGWRSRRRRAGSPGTPSCSTSPPPSCSRTVLPRRCSPTRPPAGASPPPASSPAPAT
- a CDS encoding alpha/beta fold hydrolase → MRVPHPRHLLTSSTYMPFVQVPPGRVVELPGRGSTFVTDTPGPSPQAQTVVLLHALGCTGLLTWFPSIPRLAERYRVVTLDQRWHGQGIRSERFSLRDCADDVAALLDVLGVERALVAGYSMGGVVAQRVWRQQPDRVAGLVLAATSDRFQLTVAERAFFTGMGVSMLGTRGIARSRVATRAARSTARALDVDASDIQAWALREFRSTSPWAVAEALTALGRHHSRPWLGRVDAPTAVVVTTRDRVIPPARQLALARAVPGATVHDIEAGHAACVLEAEVFVPAVVEAAATVTARVR